Proteins encoded within one genomic window of Geotalea daltonii FRC-32:
- a CDS encoding DegQ family serine endoprotease, giving the protein MYCRPSRLFALFTCSLALSVMLCGVAMAKPVLPDFVELAKKLKPTVVNISTAKTIKPQRRFQRPFNSPFGNDPFQDFFDRFFDESQQHPYKQKSLGSGFIISDEGYIITNNHVVAEADEIKVKLSDGREFKGEIKGTDEKLDLALLKISTKDHLPVAALGDSDKIEIGEWVMAIGNPFGLSQTVTAGIISAQGRVIGSGPYDDFIQTDASINPGNSGGPLFNAQGEVIGINTAIVAGGQGIGFAIPVNMAKNIIPMLKEKGKVTRGWIGVSIQPITPELAQSFELKGEKGALIAEVVKDGPAEKAGLKSGDIILEFNGRAIHEMNELPRMVAATPVDKQVNVKILREGKPVDLSINVERLKDGEDGDQAGVSQEKLGITVRELSKDLAAKLGIKEQKGVVITDVKPESSAEQTGIAKGDIIREINGSKINSVGDYEKAVNGHKKGTVMRMLLRRGDMSLFVAFRVD; this is encoded by the coding sequence ATGTACTGTCGACCATCGAGACTATTCGCACTTTTCACCTGTTCCCTTGCCTTGTCGGTCATGCTCTGCGGTGTGGCCATGGCAAAACCGGTTCTCCCCGATTTTGTCGAACTGGCAAAAAAGCTGAAACCTACCGTCGTCAATATCAGTACCGCCAAAACAATAAAACCCCAGCGCCGCTTTCAGCGTCCATTCAACAGCCCTTTCGGCAATGACCCATTTCAGGATTTCTTCGACCGTTTCTTCGATGAGTCGCAGCAGCATCCGTACAAGCAGAAAAGCCTCGGTTCAGGTTTCATCATCAGCGATGAAGGCTATATCATTACCAACAACCATGTGGTTGCCGAAGCCGATGAAATCAAGGTCAAGCTCTCCGACGGACGAGAGTTCAAGGGGGAAATCAAGGGGACAGATGAAAAACTCGATCTGGCGCTGCTGAAGATTTCTACCAAGGACCATCTGCCGGTTGCTGCCCTTGGTGATAGCGACAAGATCGAGATCGGCGAATGGGTAATGGCCATCGGCAACCCGTTCGGCTTGTCACAAACTGTAACCGCTGGAATTATCAGTGCCCAGGGGAGGGTTATCGGCAGCGGTCCCTATGACGACTTCATTCAGACCGATGCCTCCATCAACCCAGGCAACTCCGGCGGCCCGTTGTTCAACGCCCAGGGAGAAGTGATCGGCATCAATACCGCCATTGTTGCCGGCGGACAGGGAATCGGCTTTGCTATCCCGGTAAATATGGCCAAGAACATCATCCCCATGCTCAAGGAAAAGGGAAAAGTGACACGGGGCTGGATCGGCGTCTCCATTCAGCCCATCACCCCTGAACTGGCGCAGTCTTTCGAACTGAAGGGAGAGAAGGGAGCCCTTATCGCCGAGGTGGTAAAGGACGGCCCAGCTGAAAAAGCGGGCCTGAAGTCGGGAGACATCATCCTGGAATTCAATGGCCGGGCCATTCACGAGATGAATGAACTTCCCCGCATGGTCGCTGCCACTCCGGTTGACAAGCAGGTCAATGTCAAGATACTGCGGGAAGGCAAGCCTGTGGATCTATCGATTAATGTGGAGCGGCTGAAAGACGGAGAAGATGGGGACCAGGCCGGAGTCAGCCAGGAAAAGCTTGGCATAACTGTCAGGGAACTCAGCAAGGATCTGGCCGCCAAACTTGGCATCAAGGAACAAAAGGGAGTCGTCATAACAGACGTCAAGCCTGAGAGCAGCGCGGAACAGACCGGCATTGCCAAGGGTGACATCATCCGCGAAATAAACGGCAGCAAGATCAACAGCGTCGGCGACTACGAAAAGGCGGTTAACGGGCACAAGAAGGGTACAGTCATGCGCATGCTGCTGCGCAGAGGCGACATGTCCCTCTTTGTCGCCTTCCGTGTCGATTAG
- a CDS encoding pyruvate, water dikinase regulatory protein: MQRIYLFSDATGETVERVVRAALTQFRNVDVKLHRMSRLRTREDISISLDEAAKQPGVIFYTLVDNELAQYLYNEANLRQLEAIDLITPLLYRLASLLGIQPQKEPGLLYQLNSEYYKRMEAVDFTVKQDDGQEPRNLHKADIVLVGVSRTSKTPLSMYLAHKGYKVANVPLVMGIEPPSELYQVDNSRVVGLMIDAQRLVDIRTARLRNMRQNPRGSYADYQRVEEELDFCRRIYRKHPQWQVIDVTNKSVEESAAEILRRFETGIKD, encoded by the coding sequence ATGCAGAGAATTTATCTCTTTTCCGATGCAACAGGGGAAACCGTAGAACGGGTCGTTAGAGCGGCACTGACCCAGTTCAGGAACGTGGACGTAAAACTCCACCGCATGAGCCGGCTGCGCACCCGTGAAGATATCAGCATCTCTCTTGATGAAGCGGCTAAGCAACCGGGGGTCATCTTCTATACCCTGGTGGATAACGAACTTGCACAATACCTTTACAATGAGGCAAACCTCCGACAGCTGGAAGCAATCGACCTGATCACGCCGCTTTTGTATAGACTGGCAAGCCTGCTGGGCATCCAGCCCCAGAAGGAACCGGGGCTGCTCTACCAGCTAAACAGCGAATATTACAAGAGGATGGAGGCGGTGGATTTTACCGTCAAACAGGACGACGGTCAGGAGCCGAGGAACCTTCACAAGGCGGACATTGTACTCGTGGGAGTTTCAAGGACATCCAAGACCCCACTTTCCATGTACCTTGCCCATAAAGGCTACAAGGTGGCAAATGTCCCGCTGGTAATGGGAATAGAGCCTCCGTCGGAACTTTATCAGGTCGACAACAGCCGAGTAGTCGGGCTGATGATCGATGCACAAAGGCTTGTCGATATACGCACCGCCCGGCTGCGCAATATGAGGCAAAATCCACGCGGCAGCTATGCAGATTACCAGAGGGTTGAAGAAGAACTGGATTTCTGCCGCAGGATTTACCGCAAGCATCCCCAGTGGCAGGTTATCGACGTGACAAATAAATCGGTGGAGGAGTCCGCCGCAGAGATCCTGAGAAGGTTTGAGACCGGTATCAAAGACTAG
- a CDS encoding response regulator transcription factor translates to MRILVVEDEKKVLSFIKRGLEEEQYEVVTAGDGEEGLKMAMEKNFDLLILDWMLPKMDGLSVLKELKSQKNTTPVLMLTAKDSVEDIVAGLDSGSDDYLTKPFAFAELLARVRALLRRSEQDRGAEIRFSDLRLDPVTHKVWRKDKEIDLTAKEYGLLEYFMRNPHEVLTRTMIAEHVWDYTFDSFTNIIDVYVNYLRKKIDRDADKKLIHTVRGVGYILKEED, encoded by the coding sequence ATGAGAATTCTGGTAGTGGAAGATGAAAAAAAAGTACTTAGCTTCATTAAGCGGGGGCTGGAAGAGGAGCAGTATGAGGTTGTGACTGCAGGAGACGGCGAGGAAGGGCTGAAAATGGCCATGGAAAAGAACTTCGACCTGCTAATCCTCGACTGGATGCTCCCCAAGATGGATGGGCTCAGTGTACTCAAGGAGCTGAAGAGCCAGAAAAATACCACTCCGGTCCTCATGCTTACCGCCAAAGACTCGGTAGAAGACATCGTTGCCGGCCTCGATTCGGGATCGGACGATTATCTGACCAAGCCTTTTGCCTTTGCCGAACTCCTGGCCAGGGTCAGAGCACTGCTGCGCCGAAGCGAGCAGGACCGTGGTGCAGAGATTCGATTCAGCGACCTGCGTCTTGACCCGGTGACCCACAAGGTCTGGCGCAAGGACAAGGAGATCGACCTGACAGCCAAGGAGTATGGTCTCCTCGAGTACTTCATGCGCAACCCCCACGAAGTGCTGACCCGAACCATGATTGCCGAGCATGTCTGGGATTACACCTTCGACAGCTTTACCAACATCATCGATGTTTATGTCAACTACCTGCGCAAAAAGATCGACAGAGATGCCGACAAAAAACTTATTCATACTGTAAGAGGCGTCGGATATATCCTTAAAGAGGAGGATTGA
- a CDS encoding sensor histidine kinase produces MFFFRSIRFRLTLWYLVTLALILLLFSTFIYLTISKRLYAEVDRELLAIAEAVASPTLEPFRRSAPTVLDQILEDFIGPSVANKFVQIADASGKVFSSSTNLQNISLPLDKTSLIISGIGNSTYHTHSNSLRYPIRSITMPIMENGRMVQVVQVGMLLDYTSDILEKLLVIFAVSIPLALIMLWYAGWFLAGRALKPVELITTSARKISAENLGHRLEIINPSDEIGRLAKTFNITLDRLENAFNRTRQFSMDVSHELRTPLTILRGETEVGLRWGGDADELKKILRSNMEEINRMSDIIGDLLELSRAEEGKLVLDPVPVELHELLQDICTKAAPDAREKRIILDLPNAASLHVAGDPARLQQIFLNLIDNAIKYTPCDGKVSLAVDSEPGWAKVSVTDTGPGIPEADLPHIFEQFYRVDKARNRNDGGSGLGLSMVRAFSEAHGGRVEIFSLPGSGCTFTVFLPLSHH; encoded by the coding sequence TTGTTTTTTTTCAGATCAATCCGCTTCAGACTGACACTGTGGTATCTGGTAACATTAGCGTTAATCCTCCTCCTGTTCAGCACGTTCATTTATCTGACCATCAGTAAAAGGCTCTATGCAGAAGTCGACCGGGAGCTGCTGGCCATTGCGGAAGCAGTGGCCAGCCCCACTCTGGAACCGTTCCGCAGATCCGCACCGACGGTTCTCGATCAAATTCTGGAAGATTTCATCGGCCCAAGCGTTGCCAACAAATTCGTGCAGATCGCCGACGCTAGCGGAAAGGTTTTTTCCAGTTCCACCAATCTACAGAATATCTCCCTTCCCCTGGACAAGACCTCCCTCATTATATCAGGCATAGGCAACAGCACTTACCATACCCACAGCAATTCGTTGCGCTACCCGATTCGCTCCATAACCATGCCGATAATGGAAAACGGGCGCATGGTCCAGGTTGTCCAGGTGGGGATGCTTCTCGACTACACCAGCGACATTCTGGAAAAGCTGCTTGTTATTTTTGCCGTTTCCATTCCCCTCGCCCTCATCATGCTCTGGTATGCAGGCTGGTTTCTGGCCGGTCGTGCCCTGAAGCCGGTAGAGCTTATCACCACCAGCGCCCGCAAAATAAGCGCAGAAAACCTTGGGCACCGGCTGGAGATTATAAATCCCAGTGACGAGATTGGCCGGTTGGCAAAGACCTTCAATATAACCCTCGACCGCCTGGAAAACGCCTTCAACCGCACCAGGCAGTTTTCCATGGATGTCTCACACGAATTACGCACCCCGCTGACCATCCTGCGAGGAGAAACCGAGGTGGGACTTCGCTGGGGGGGAGATGCGGATGAGTTGAAGAAAATTCTCAGAAGCAACATGGAAGAAATTAACAGGATGTCTGATATCATCGGCGATCTCCTGGAACTGTCCCGTGCAGAAGAAGGAAAACTGGTCCTTGACCCGGTACCGGTGGAACTGCACGAACTGCTGCAGGATATCTGTACCAAAGCCGCCCCTGACGCAAGAGAAAAGCGGATCATCCTTGACCTGCCCAATGCCGCGTCTCTTCATGTAGCCGGGGACCCGGCGCGGTTGCAGCAGATCTTTCTCAACCTCATTGACAACGCCATAAAGTACACCCCCTGCGATGGCAAGGTTTCCCTTGCCGTCGATTCCGAACCGGGTTGGGCAAAGGTCTCAGTCACCGACACGGGACCGGGCATTCCGGAAGCAGATCTTCCCCATATTTTTGAACAGTTCTACCGCGTAGACAAGGCAAGAAACCGCAATGACGGCGGCAGCGGACTTGGCCTATCCATGGTACGCGCCTTCAGCGAAGCCCATGGCGGCAGAGTTGAGATTTTTTCCCTCCCTGGCAGCGGCTGCACCTTCACCGTCTTCCTTCCCCTCTCCCATCACTGA